From the genome of Peptococcaceae bacterium 1198_IL3148:
AAGGCCAACGGGGCACCGTAAATTTTTACACCAGCATTCTTCAGTTTTTCTAATCCTGTCTTCTCTTTAACAACAATTATCCGCTGTGGCTGAAAATTTACCGCTGTGGGAGCAACTCTGCCTGCTTCAAGAATTTGAGCTAATTTTTCATTCTCTACCTGCCTGGCCTGATATTTGCGTACAGCAAATCTTTTTTTAGCCAATTCTAAAAAATTCATTTTACCACCCTTTCCATATACTTTTAAATTACTAATCTGATGCTATTTAAACTGATCATCAATGTCTCTTTCGCCATACATAACACGGATAACATTAACTGTATTGTTCACGGTTTTCGGAATATAAAACACAATAAAATTATCTACTGGCATCTGTCTAAATCCTCTGCTGAACCAAGGTTCTTTTTTAAACATACAAAACCGCTCCGGCATTTCAACCAAACCCAGTATACCTTTTTCAATCCTCTCTAATTGTCCTGCTGCTATATCAGGCTCAAGCAGAGTAAATGCAATATATTCATAGATATTTCTCAAATCTGCGTCTGCCTGTTCTGTCAAATTTATCTTGTATTTCATATGCCATAATCCTTACGGATGTCTAAAAATGCTTTCTCTGCAGGTTTTGTATTCCTTCTCACCAAATCAGCAAACCCTTTTTCCAACTCCTTATTCAGTTCAGATTCAACTAAACCAGAAACCCCCACAGGTTTTGTGGCAGGAAGCTTGACATCAAAAGGAATTCCTCTCTGCATAACAACCTGTTTTAAAAATATATTCACCGCATTTGACATTGGAATACCTAATTGTTCCAACACAGTTTCTGCTTGCTCCTTAAGCCCCGGCTCAAGCCTTACATATATATTTGTGGTCTTTACCATAACAATCACTCCCCTATGGAATAATAGCATAACATTGTATATACAAAGGCAATACATCTAACTAGAGTAAACCGCTGGGAAACTTAATTATTTATCAAAACCAATGGGCTATCTGCAAACAAATCTATTCCTTCTTACTTTTCAAATCTGAGTCGTTTTGTAATGTATAATAGAATTATAGGTGGGAATACTTATAATCTAATTAAATAGCTCGTGTGCCTCGACCTACAGAGGTTTTATGAAAAGCCCTTAAACTGCTGCGAACAGTTTAGGGCTTTTAACGTAACCGCTTAATATAAAGGATAGTTGTCATAGACCTCTCCCAAAGTGAGTACTGACAACCCTTATGCGAAATCTATTTTTCGCACATGCTAATACCGACCTAATTACCGCAATAAAGGCTTTGCTACATTGACAGAAGCTGGATACTATCATTTGCAAAGTGGTACAATCAAGAACACCGACACAGTGGTTTTAATTTCCTAACCCAAATCAAAGCGCATAACGGCCTATCAGAGCAAATTCTGGAGCACAGAAAGCAAGTTTATGAGGAAGCTAAATCAAAGCATCCAGAAAGATGGTCAGGTTCAACTAGGACTAGAAAACTGTCTGGCTAAATCCTACTAGCAAAGATGAATCAGAAACTAAGAAAGAATCATTAGCTTAATTAGCTATATTTTTGTAAATTCACGACAAATAACTTGACAAACACTGTATATCAACTTTTCTAAGACTTAATACATTTTAATAAATACTCTGCGTATAATAAGTCACTTATATTATCAATGTCAACTGATCTTTCTACAGGCATAACATATGATTGCAAAGGGTAAGTAAAGTAGGATTTCTCTTTTTTAAAACTTTCTATATTAACTATAGTGATTGCTCCATTTACTCTATAGGACTTTGGCAGTTCTTGACTTTTCAGTTTTATATATTGTTCATAGTTTGGTTTTAAAGTACCATCCTCATTTAACCGCATAGAGCGATATGGTGAATGCTCAAATTCACAAACACTCATTAAAAAGTTTTCTTTACTACTTAAAAACTTTTCATAAGCATTTTTAATATCATCTTTATTTCTTAATGGAGATGTTGGCAATAGGATTATCAAAGTGTCATATACTTTCCCTTGTTGCCCTAAATAGTCAAGCATATGAAGACATACATCTACTACACCTGCAGGGTCTTTTGATAAATATTCTGGTCGCAAATAGGGAACCGATGCACCATATTTTTGAGAAACTTCTTTTATCTCTTCATCTTCTGTAGATACATAAATATCATTAAACAAATCGCTTTCTTTTGCGGCCTCTATTGTATATGCTATTAAAGGCTTGCCCAACAAAGGATAAACATTCTTTCTAGGAAATCTAGTTGATCCTCCTTTGCCAGGAATAATACATACTACTTTTTCTGTCATTTAAGATCTTCCCATCTTAGTAAATCTCCAGGTTTTAAAGTTTTGTTTAAAGTCTTACCTTCAGCATATAACCATTCATCGGGCGCTATTCCAAAGCCCGGGCGTCTGAAGTCGATATCAGCTAATGTTATCGCGGTTCCAGCTTCTAGCTCTTTTTTTAAGTAGGCACTCCTTCTAGCTATTTTACGACTTTCTTTGACTTCTAATGGAATAACTCTTCTTGTTTGGCCTAAAGCTTTCTCTAATTTTTTTATACTTTTAACAAAACTTATAGCATTTTCCCGTTCAAGAGAAAACATATGCTCACAGCTTCTAGTTGTTCGGTCTAAGGTTATTGTCTTTTCAATTAAGTTTACACCCAAAGCTACAGCAGCTATATCAATTTCCCAACCTGGTGAATGATCAGAAAAAGCTATTCCATATTTAGGAAACATTTGTTTTAAAAGTGGTATCATATTTAAGTGAATACTTTCTAACACCGCCGGATACCCAGTTGGGCATAAGTGAATTATTATATTTTGATTATTATGTCTTTCCACAAGAGTTATCAAACGTTCTATTTCCCATATATCAGCACTACCAGTATCCACTTGAATATTTACATTCTTTTTAGCAATGTGTTCTATTAACTGTACATAATTTATATCAGCTGATGCTAATTTTATTGAACTTACTTCCAATTCATCTACAAGGAAATCAACCTCTTCTGGAAACATTGCTGTAGAAAAGAACTCTATCTCCTTCTTTTGACAATAAAGTTTTAATTCTTTCCACTGCGCTTTTGATAACTCTCTTCTTTTTAGAATTTTATATAATGATTCTTCTACTTTTTCTACTTTAGTTTCATCAGTTTTATCTAATAATATATTATAGGAAAAATTTATTTCTTTATCAGCCATTAATCTATCTACATCCATCATTTGAAACTTTATGGCATCTGCTCCAGCATCTTTTGCAATATCTACTAATTTTTTAGCACTTTCTATACCTTCATGAGTTGGTCCGGCTTCTAAAACAATAAATACAGGGTTGCCTCTGCCAATAGTTCTTTTTCCTATCGTAACCACTTTTCTACCCCTACCTCTTTTAAATAGTTAATTACATATTCTCCCTATCTGCATACTTAAATATATCAAGTAGCCATAAACTATCTCATAAACAAATTTTTAAATGTAATAAATCATTTAATTCAGTATTTGTCATATTTACTTAGTCTCTGGTAACTGCTTAATTTTTTTGTATCAAACCTATAAGTAGATGTCATTTAAACTCAAAAAAGAATTCCTCGAATATACTTAAATTATCATATCCCATTCTAATGCAGCACCTTTTTTAGCGTCTTTTTTAATTTTCTTCCCAAGTATCAAATCATAATATTTAGGAGGCAGACCATAACCTGGGCGCACCACTCTTACATTTTCTTTAGTTAGAGTATCGCCTGCTTTTATATCTCTTGAAATATAAATTGATCGCCTGAATTTTAATGAAGCCTTTTCTTTATCTGTTGGACCATAACAGATATTACCCATGGCCTGCCACGCACGTTCTGTCTCTACAACCAAGGACTTCATTTCAGCCGGTTCCATAGAAAAAGCAGCATCCACACCGCCTTCAGCCCGTGATAGCGTAAAATGTTTCTCTATTACTGTTGCCCCCAATGCGACACTAGCTACTGCAACCCCAATACCTAATGTATGGTCAGATAACCCTACTTGTACGCCAAATAAATCCCGCATATGCGGAATGGTAAGTAGATTAGTGCTGTCCGGTGTTGCAGGATAGGTACTAGTACACCTAAGTAAAATTATATCCTCGCAGCCAACGTCCCTGGCTACATGTATCGTTTCATCAAGTTCAGCAACTGTAGCCATACCAGTAGAAATAATTATCGGTTTGCCTGTCGCTGCCACCCTACGTATTAGTGGAATGTCTGTATTTTCAAAAGAAGCTATTTTATAGCATGGAACATCCAAGGATTCTAAAAAGTCCACTGCAGTTTCATCAAAGGGAGTACTAAAACAAATCAATCCCAATTCTTTGCATTTATCAAATATAGGTTTATGCCATTCCCAAGGTGTATAAGCCTGTTGATAAAGCTTGTAAAGTGAATTATTTTTCCATAGACTTTGAGGATCATTTATATAGAAATCGTCACTATCTACATTTAATGTAATGGTATCTGGTGTATATGTCTGTAATTTAAGAGCATGTGCACCTGATTTTGCAACAGCATCGACAATTTCTAAAGCTCGTTCTAAAGATTGATTATGATTTCCAGACATTTCTGCAATTATAAAAGGTGGGTAATTAAAACCTAATTTTTTGTTTGCAATGGTAATAATATTATTCAACCGTATCTCCTCATTTCTTTAAAGCCTTACCAATAAGTTTAGATACTGGTGTATCCCATCCTTGGGTCATCAGGTACTGATAATTATAACGGTCTCTTAGGTAATGAAATGTTCCCCCTTCAGGCTGTGGCATAGATTTTTGTTTGCCACTTCTAATTTGAGGCCATACTTTAATAAATAAACCCTCTATTACGTGTGACAATCTTTCATAACTTGTACGCAATGTATCATTTGGTAGATAACCTACCTCTTGCTGTACAAGAATGTCACCGGCATCAATTTTATAATCCATATAATGTATAGTTACACCTTTTGGCGTATCCTCTAAAAAGCTCCATAGATTGGGATCAGCACCCTTATTCCAAGGTAATAGAGATATATGAAGATTAATTGCCTTCTTAGGAAACATCTCTATAATTTCTCTGCTTATTCGGAAGCGATAACCATAACTAATAATATAATCTACGCCATTTAAATATACACTTTCATTGTCTAACGGTTTTTCTGTATTGATTATCTCATCCCCAAACGAAGATAAATAATTTATAATATTTTTACGTTTAGGCCCTAAAAGCAAAATTTTCATTGGTATCTTATTCTCCTAATACTAGCATAGTATTATTGACCCT
Proteins encoded in this window:
- a CDS encoding type II toxin-antitoxin system RelE/ParE family toxin; its protein translation is MKYKINLTEQADADLRNIYEYIAFTLLEPDIAAGQLERIEKGILGLVEMPERFCMFKKEPWFSRGFRQMPVDNFIVFYIPKTVNNTVNVIRVMYGERDIDDQFK
- a CDS encoding type II toxin-antitoxin system RelB/DinJ family antitoxin; this encodes MVKTTNIYVRLEPGLKEQAETVLEQLGIPMSNAVNIFLKQVVMQRGIPFDVKLPATKPVGVSGLVESELNKELEKGFADLVRRNTKPAEKAFLDIRKDYGI
- a CDS encoding acylneuraminate cytidylyltransferase family protein, with the translated sequence MTEKVVCIIPGKGGSTRFPRKNVYPLLGKPLIAYTIEAAKESDLFNDIYVSTEDEEIKEVSQKYGASVPYLRPEYLSKDPAGVVDVCLHMLDYLGQQGKVYDTLIILLPTSPLRNKDDIKNAYEKFLSSKENFLMSVCEFEHSPYRSMRLNEDGTLKPNYEQYIKLKSQELPKSYRVNGAITIVNIESFKKEKSYFTYPLQSYVMPVERSVDIDNISDLLYAEYLLKCIKS
- a CDS encoding N-acetylneuraminate synthase family protein, yielding MVTIGKRTIGRGNPVFIVLEAGPTHEGIESAKKLVDIAKDAGADAIKFQMMDVDRLMADKEINFSYNILLDKTDETKVEKVEESLYKILKRRELSKAQWKELKLYCQKKEIEFFSTAMFPEEVDFLVDELEVSSIKLASADINYVQLIEHIAKKNVNIQVDTGSADIWEIERLITLVERHNNQNIIIHLCPTGYPAVLESIHLNMIPLLKQMFPKYGIAFSDHSPGWEIDIAAVALGVNLIEKTITLDRTTRSCEHMFSLERENAISFVKSIKKLEKALGQTRRVIPLEVKESRKIARRSAYLKKELEAGTAITLADIDFRRPGFGIAPDEWLYAEGKTLNKTLKPGDLLRWEDLK
- the pseI gene encoding pseudaminic acid synthase — its product is MNNIITIANKKLGFNYPPFIIAEMSGNHNQSLERALEIVDAVAKSGAHALKLQTYTPDTITLNVDSDDFYINDPQSLWKNNSLYKLYQQAYTPWEWHKPIFDKCKELGLICFSTPFDETAVDFLESLDVPCYKIASFENTDIPLIRRVAATGKPIIISTGMATVAELDETIHVARDVGCEDIILLRCTSTYPATPDSTNLLTIPHMRDLFGVQVGLSDHTLGIGVAVASVALGATVIEKHFTLSRAEGGVDAAFSMEPAEMKSLVVETERAWQAMGNICYGPTDKEKASLKFRRSIYISRDIKAGDTLTKENVRVVRPGYGLPPKYYDLILGKKIKKDAKKGAALEWDMII
- a CDS encoding formyltransferase family protein, producing the protein MKILLLGPKRKNIINYLSSFGDEIINTEKPLDNESVYLNGVDYIISYGYRFRISREIIEMFPKKAINLHISLLPWNKGADPNLWSFLEDTPKGVTIHYMDYKIDAGDILVQQEVGYLPNDTLRTSYERLSHVIEGLFIKVWPQIRSGKQKSMPQPEGGTFHYLRDRYNYQYLMTQGWDTPVSKLIGKALKK